The proteins below come from a single Chryseobacterium sp. MA9 genomic window:
- a CDS encoding OmpH family outer membrane protein, with protein MNLIKVLFITLGLTLTANAANAQQKIGSVNTEDVFASLSEVKTIGTTIDNLTKTKQTEIEKLINDYQTKLKAAQDKEKTLSEANKEAVTKELIAAQTELQGLGKKIEETRAQAAKDISAKQNEMLTPLQKKVRDVIFAVAKEKNLSYVFDTAAQESNNLLYTDGSEDITAIVKSKLGATATAAKPAGKAK; from the coding sequence ATGAATTTAATTAAAGTACTTTTTATTACATTAGGATTAACGCTTACTGCAAATGCTGCCAATGCTCAACAGAAGATTGGAAGTGTGAACACAGAAGATGTTTTTGCAAGTTTATCTGAAGTAAAAACTATAGGAACTACTATTGATAATCTGACTAAAACAAAACAGACTGAAATTGAAAAGCTGATCAATGATTATCAGACTAAATTGAAAGCGGCACAGGATAAAGAAAAAACTTTAAGTGAGGCTAATAAAGAAGCAGTAACTAAAGAACTGATTGCAGCACAAACAGAATTACAGGGTTTAGGTAAAAAAATAGAAGAAACAAGAGCGCAGGCTGCTAAAGATATTTCTGCTAAGCAAAATGAAATGCTTACTCCACTGCAAAAGAAAGTAAGAGATGTTATTTTTGCTGTAGCTAAAGAGAAAAACCTGAGCTATGTATTTGATACAGCAGCACAGGAATCTAATAACCTGCTTTATACTGACGGAAGTGAGGATATTACTGCAATTGTAAAAAGTAAATTAGGTGCTACGGCAACTGCTGCTAAGCCTGCAGGGAAAGCTAAATAA